From a single Lolium rigidum isolate FL_2022 chromosome 7, APGP_CSIRO_Lrig_0.1, whole genome shotgun sequence genomic region:
- the LOC124677964 gene encoding dirigent protein 5-like, which translates to MQGLALTASSSKIMLAMFLLGLAAGAAAADGRRRHVSRSPDEPCKKMTLYYHDILYNGVNNSANATAAPATKPTVLSTVINPNGTYFGMLVVFDDPVTEGKALPVAGEEPAARAQGFYFYNMKQTTSAWFAFTLVFNSTESKGTLNLMGADLMDEKTRDFSVVGGTGDFFMARGVATIRTDVIEGFYYFRLQMDIKLYECYV; encoded by the coding sequence ATGCAAGGCCTCGCGCTCACCGCATCCTCCAGCAAGATCATGCTCGCGATGTTCCTGCTCGGCTTGGCGGctggtgccgccgccgccgacggccggAGGCGGCACGTCTCCAGAAGCCCCGACGAGCCGTGTAAGAAGATGACGCTCTACTACCACGACATCCTCTACAACGGCGTCAACAACTCAGCAaacgcgacggcggcgccggcaaCGAAACCGACGGTGCTGAGCACCGTGATCAACCCCAACGGCACCTACTTCGGCATGCTGGTGGTGTTCGACGACCCGGTAACGGAGGGCAAGGCGCTGCCCGTGGCCGGGGAGGAGCCGGCGGCACGCGCTCAAGGGTTCTACTTCTATAACATGAAGCAGACGACCAGCGCGTGGTTCGCCTTCACCCTCGTGTTCAACTCCACGGAGTCTAAGGGCACCCTCAACCTCATGGGCGCCGACCTCATGGACGAGAAGACGCGCGACTTCTCCGTCGTCGGCGGCACCGGCGACTTCTTCATGGCGCGCGGCGTCGCCACCATCCGCACCGACGTCATCGAGGGCTTCTACTACTTCCGCCTGCAGATGGACATCAAGCTCTACGAGTGCTACGTCTGA
- the LOC124672840 gene encoding uncharacterized protein LOC124672840 — translation MREEKRNRRAHGPIHNRSRAAAALPRTHASSSSPISQPRRRRTAHNASALPRRCGADQVVQGCRRLLFPTPRPPTGFASPSLPLDEGSCAGMQIEGAEQKGLTMDAQGGSLNDGLLRAVPLVKENRSPDVFCVGRRDHLGVQGKKARRTQGSQEVKWSFLETRP, via the exons ATGAGGGAGGAAAAAAGAAATCGACGAGCTCACGGCCCTATCCACAATCGCTCGCGTGCTGCCGCCGCTCTCCCACGCACGCACGCCTCTTCCTCCTCACCAATCTCCCAACCGCGGCGCCGGCGGACGGCACACAACGCCTCCGCCCTCCCGCGCCGGTGTGGAGCAGATCAGGTCGTTCAGGGGTGCAGGCGCTTGCTCTTCCCCACCCCACGACCCCCCACAG GTTttgcctccccctctctccctcttgATGAGGGGTCGTGTGCAGGGATGCAAATAGAGGGGGCGGAGCAGAAGGGGCTCACCATGGATGCTCAAGGAGGTAGCCTCAACGATGGCCTGCTGCGCGCAGTGCCGCTGGTGAAGGAAAATCGATCACCTGATGTTTTCTGTGTGGGAAGACGAG ACCATCTTGGCGTTCAGGGGAAGAAAGCGAGGAGGACTCAGGGGAGCCAAGAGGTAAAATGGAGTTTCCTGGAAACACGGCCATGA
- the LOC124676074 gene encoding H/ACA ribonucleoprotein complex subunit 4-like: protein MSSTPPAVASPASELTKSKKKKTKSKDASAADPAVDAPSLAEAEAKTDGFMIKPQALVPSLDTSTWPLLLKNYDRLNVRTGHYTPLPSGHSPLKRPIAEYLRYGVINLDKPSNPSSHEVVAWIKRLLRVEKTGHSGTLDPKVTGNLIVCVDRATRLVKSQQGAGKEYVCIARFHAAVPDTARVARALESLTGAVFQRPPLISAVKRQLRVRTIYESKLLEHDPERHLAVFWISCEAGTYVRTLCVHLGLLLGVGAHMQELRRVRSGILGEQDNMVTMHDVMDSMWALDNHKDESYIRRVVMPLEVILTSYKRLVVKDSAVNAICYGAKLMIPGLLRFENDIDVGEEVVLMTTKGEAIAIGIAEMPTAVMATCDHGAVAKIKRVVMDRDTYPRKWGLGPVALKKKKMIAEGLLDKHGKPTDKTPEEWLRNVVLPTGGDAMIASIAAAPEPVKVEQQGVVASEDVKEKKKKRKTDEEDVAATPAKKIKVEEEGTEAVEEEKSEKKKKKKKDKGEPGSAVKEEKVELSDEEKGTSEKKKKKKKSKEGSDVVAEPESAEAEKSEKKKDKKKKKKEAEAEEAQ, encoded by the coding sequence atgtcCTCCACGCCGCCGGCCGTCGCCTCCCCCGCCTCCGAGCTCACCAagtccaagaagaagaagaccaagtcCAAGGATGCCTCCGCCGCCGACCCCGCCGTCGACGCGCCGTcgctggcggaggcggaggccaaaACCGACGGCTTCATGATCAAGCCGCAGGCCCTCGTCCCCTCCCTCGACACCTCCACCTGGCCGCTCCTCCTCAAGAACTACGACCGCCTCAACGTCCGCACCGGCCACTACACCCCGCTCCCCTCCGGCCACTCGCCGCTCAAGCGCCCCATcgccgagtacctccgctacggCGTCATCAACCTCGACAAGCCCTCCAACCCGTCGTCCCACGAGGTGGTCGCCTGGATCAAGCGCCTGCTCCGCGTCGAGAAGACCGGCCACAGCGGCACGCTCGACCCCAAGGTGACCGGCAACCTGATCGTCTGCGTCGACCGCGCCACCCGCCTCGTCAAGTCCCAGCAGGGCGCCGGCAAGGAGTACGTCTGCATCGCGCGCTTCCACGCCGCCGTGCCCGACACGGCCCGCGTCGCGCGCGCGCTCGAGTCCCTCACCGGCGCCGTCTTCCAGCGCCCGCCGCTCATCTCCGCCGTCAAGCGCCAGCTCCGCGTGCGCACCATCTACGAGAGCAAGCTCCTCGAGCACGACCCCGAGCGCCACCTCGCCGTCTTCTGGATCTCGTGCGAGGCCGGCACCTACGTCCGGACCCTCTGCGTGCACCTCGGGCTGCTCCTCGGCGTCGGCGCGCATATGCAGGAGCTGCGCCGGGTCCGCTCGGGCATCCTTGGGGAGCAGGACAACATGGTCACCATGCACGATGTCATGGACTCCATGTGGGCGCTTGACAACCACAAGGACGAGTCTTACATCAGGCGTGTGGTGATGCCGCTTGAGGTGATTCTGACGAGCTACAAGAGGCTTGTGGTGAAGGACTCTGCTGTTAATGCTATCTGTTATGGTGCCAAGCTTATGATCCCTGGGTTGCTTCGGTTTGAGAATGACATTGATGTTGGGGAAGAGGTGGTCCTCATGACCACCAAGGGGGAGGCGATTGCCATTGGTATCGCTGAGATGCCCACTGCTGTTATGGCCACTTGCGACCATGGCGCAGTTGCCAAGATCAAGAGGGTGGTCATGGATAGGGACACGTACCCGAGGAAGTGGGGACTTGGCCCGGTGGCGcttaagaagaagaagatgatcgcTGAGGGCCTCCTTGACAAGCATGGGAAGCCAACTGACAAGACCCCAGAGGAGTGGCTTCGCAATGTGGTGCTTCCTACTGGTGGTGATGCAATGATTGCTAGCATTGCAGCTGCTCCGGAGCCCGTGAAGGTGGAACAGCAGGGCGTGGTGGCAAGTGAGGAcgtcaaggagaagaagaagaagaggaagactgaTGAGGAGGATGTAGCTGCAACACCTGCGAAGAAGATCAAGGTTGAGGAGGAGGGCACCGAGGCTGTGGAAGAGGAGAAgagtgagaagaagaagaagaaaaagaaggacAAGGGAGAACCAGGATCAGCTGTGAAGGAGGAAAAGGTCGAACTGTCTGATGAGGAGAAGGGTACcagtgagaagaagaagaaaaagaagaagagcaagGAAGGCAGTGATGTTGTTGCTGAACCAGAGAGTGCCGAAGCTGAGAAAAGTGAGAAGAaaaaggacaagaaaaagaagaagaaagaggcagAGGCAGAGGAGGCACAATAG
- the LOC124677977 gene encoding probable transcription factor At5g28040 yields MLPAGDGPSGAVAALSFPDADGDDYSEDGDFTDAPFLEPPDPGLPDPTSSSATALLPAGGQASSGGERRPLFQRLWTEEDEIVILRGFAEFTAARGTAFASHQYDTDPFYEDMRRRLQLDFSKSQLVEKLRRLKRKYRNCVSRLRGSGAAFSFRSPHEQAIFEIARNIWRPANKHGKDPSADSDDEEAVVAAAAVAATAVPAITSPNGNGEVKSPSGSGRQRRRRRSSDSNAPAPATILVQPPQPVQVPVSIPVKIDDSLPALPQTPMPVTVTMEGSEPLRFPVMSPQSGVVDVDKNCLTPLFKEMIHAVIHAGSNPFGVKLPEPPLGLPMDGEKWRNQRILELEVYLKRIELLQDQVKAALEELKSSTPET; encoded by the coding sequence ATGCTTCCCGCCGGCGATGGCCCGTCGGGCGCCGTCGCCGCTCTGTCCTTCCCGGACGCGGACGGCGACGACTACTCCGAAGACGGCGACTTTACCGACGCGCCGTTTCTCGAGCCGCCCGATCCGGGCCTCCCGgaccccacctcctcctccgccaccgccctGCTCCCCGCGGGCGGCCAGGCCTCgtccggcggcgagcggcggccccTCTTCCAGCGCCTCTGGACGGAGGAGGACGAGATCGTGATCCTCCGCGGCTTCGCGGAGTTCACCGCCGCCCGCGGCACGGCGTTCGCGTCGCACCAGTACGACACGGACCCCTTCTACGAGGAcatgcgccgccgcctccagctcgACTTCTCCAAGAGCCAGCTCGTAGAGAAGCTCCGCCGCCTCAAGCGCAAGTACCGCAACTGCGTCTCCCGCCTCCGCGGCTCCGGCGCGGCCTTCTCCTTCCGCTCCCCGCACGAGCAGGCCATTTTCGAGATCGCGCGCAACATCTGGCGCCCCGCGAACAAGCACGGCAAGGACCCCTCGGCCGACTCCGACGACGAAGAAGCTGTTGTTGCCGCCGCCGCGGTTGCCGCCACAGCCGTCCCTGCGATCACCAGCCCCAACGGGAATGGGGAAGTCAAATCCCCCTCAGGCTcaggccggcagcgccgccgaagACGCTCCTCAGACTCCAATGCCCCTGCCCCTGCCACCATTCTGGTGCAACCCCCTCAGCCAGTGCAGGTGCCTGTGTCAATCCCTGTCAAGATAGATGATTCGCTGCCAGCGCTGCCCCAGACTCCAATGCCCGTGACGGTGACCATGGAGGGATCAGAGCCTCTCAGGTTTCCGGTCATGTCACCTCAGTCAGGGGTTGTTGATGTTGACAAGAATTGTCTGACACCTCTGTTCAAGGAGATGATTCATGCAGTGATACATGCCGGATCCAACCCGTTCGGTGTGAAACTGCCAGAGCCACCGCTTGGGTTGCCCATGGATGGTGAGAAATGGAGAAACCAACGAATTCTGGAGCTGGAGGTGTACTTGAAGCGGATTGAACTGCTGCAGGACCAGGTGAAGGCGGCGCTTGAGGAGCTCAAGTCCTCCACACCTGAGACTTGA
- the LOC124677967 gene encoding SWI/SNF-related matrix-associated actin-dependent regulator of chromatin subfamily A-like protein 1 has product MASRGGAGAGAGGWDSLDDDDWGLTEEQFDKLEQDAYRVLAERKASSSAASTAPVTSPLPHRAPVSPAATASSPLRNDHPASRISLESRFGKVEPLSPSRLSQSTAVNNSQGSSSKISVHLFLHSSGMIAAKFPYNQKLVDAFRKIPRASWSGKERVWMFPPTSLSTAEEVLREVPGLAVEVQRLDPLVQRAFAAALAAKDLRGLYDRIPTDVESKLMPFQREGVRFALQHGGRVLIADEMGLGKTLQAIAVASCLHEAGPVLVISPSSLRLHWATMIQHWLNIPTEDILVVLPQTGGSNKAGFRLVYSNTKGDFCLDGAFNVISYDVVPKIQSTLLDLDFKIVIADESHFMKNSQAKRTIASLPVLQKAEYVILLSGTPALSRPIELFTQLQALYPNVYKNVNEYGSRYCQGGFFGVYQGASNHEELHNLMKATVMIRRLKKDVLSELPVKRRQQVFMDLSEKEIKPIRALFRELEAVKISMKSCDSQETMDSLKFSQKNIINKIYNDSAAAKIPAVLDYLGTIIEADCKFLIFAHHQPMIDAIHQHLLKKKVNCIRIDGQTPVAARQILVTDFQNKDDIKAAVLSIKAGGVGLTLTAASTVIFAELSWTPGDIIQAEDRAHRIGQVSSVNIYYLLANETVDDIIWDVVQGKLENLGQMLDGEEKTLAVSQSETRPSPSKQKTLDSYLKRCSTSIETQPSPKSRRF; this is encoded by the exons ATGGCGAGCCGAGgcggcgctggcgccggcgccggcggctgggacAGCCTCGACGACGACGACTGGGGCCTAACCGAGGAGCAGTTCGACAAGCTCGAGCAGGACGCCTACCGCGTGCTCGCCGAGCGcaaggcctcctcctccgccgcatccACCGCCCCTGTTACCTCCCCGCTCCCCCACCGCGCCCCAGTCTCGCCGGCGGCCACGGCCTCTTCGCCCCTCAGGAACGACCACCCCGCCTCCCGGATCTCCCTCGAGTCTCGATTTGGCAAG GTAGAACCACTTTCACCTTCCCGCCTTAGTCAATCAACCGCAG TGAATAATAGTCAGGGAAGTTCGTCTAAGATATCTGTGCATCTTTTCCTACATTCCAGTGGTATGATTGCAGCGAAGTTCCCTTATAACCAG AAACTTGTGGATGCATTTCGCAAGATCCCAAGAGCTAGCTGGAGTGGGAAAGAAAG GGTATGGATGTTCCCTCCCACATCTTTATCAACAGCAGAGGAAGTTCTTCGTGAAGTACCTGGATTAGCTGTTGAG GTTCAAAGACTGGATCCACTAGTTCAACGGGCTTTTGCTGCTGCTTTAGCTGCCAAAGATCTTCGAG GTTTGTATGATAGGATTCCAACTGATGTTGAGTCGAAGCTTATGCCATTTCAACGTGAAGGAGTCAG GTTTGCTTTACAGCATGGGGGCAGAGTGCTGATAGCAGATGAAATGGGTCTTGGGAAGACATTACAG GCAATCGCTGTTGCTTCTTGCCTTCATGAAGCTGGGCCAGTTCTTGTAATCTCCCCATCTTCCTTGCGATTGCATTGGGCTACC ATGATTCAGCATTGGCTTAACATCCCTACAGAAGATATCTTG GTGGTATTACCACAAACTGGAGGATCAAACAAGGCAGGATTCAGATTGGTGTACTCAAACACCAAAGGTGATTTTTGCTTGGATGGGGCGTTCAACGTGATATCTTATGATGTAGTTCCCAAGATACAAAGCACACTCCTGGACTTGGATTTCAAG ATAGTTATAGCCGATGAATCACATTTCATGAAGAATTCACAAGCAAAGAGAACCATTGCTTCACTTCCTGTTCTGCAG AAAGCTGAATATGTTATTTTGCTAAGTGGGACTCCTGCTTTATCTCGCCCTATTGAGTTGTTTACTCAG CTCCAGGCATTGTATCCTAATGTGTACAAGAATGTTAATGAATATGGCAGTAGATATTGCCAAGGT GGTTTCTTTGGGGTGTATCAAGGTGCTAGCAATCACGAGGAGCTACATAACTTGATGAAAGCCACTGTCATGATCCGCAGGTTGAAGAAAGACGTCCTTTCAGAGTTGCCTGTTAAACGTAGACAACAG GTCTTTATGGATTTGAGTGAGAAAGAGATAAAACCGATCCGTGCCCTTTTCCGCGAG TTGGAGGCTGTGAAGATCAGTATGAAGTCTTGTGATTCCCAGGAGACGATGGACTCTCTCaaattttctcaaaaaaatatTATCAACAAG ATCTACAATGACTCAGCTGCGGCCAAAATTCCAGCAGTGCTAGATTACCTGGGCACTATAATTGAG GCAGATTGCAAATTCTTAATATTTGCACATCATCAACCCATGATTGATGCTATTCACCAACATCTCTTA aaaaagaaagtcaattgTATAAGAATCGATGGTCAAACACCTGTAGCTGCAAGGCAAATTTTAGTTACGGATTTCCAGAACAAGGATGACATCAAGGCAGCAGTG TTATCCATCAAAGCTGGAGGTGTCGGGTTAACTTTGACAGCAGCAAGCACAGTGATCTTTGCGGAGCTGTCATGGACTCCAGGTGACATTATTCAAGCAGAAGATCGTGCCCACCGGATTGGTCAG GTTTCCTCGGTGAACATATATTACCTTCTCGCAAATGAAACGGTAGATGATATTATATG GGATGTTGTTCAAGGCAAACTTGAGAATTTGGGGCAG ATGCTGGACGGGGAGGAGAAAACTCTGGCAGTTTCCCAGAGTGAGACCAGACCAAGCCCCTCGAAGCAGAAGACGCTCGACTCCTACCTCAAGCGATGCAGCACTTCTATAGAAACCCAGCCCAGCCCAAAAAGTCGCAGATTTTGA
- the LOC124676546 gene encoding Bowman-Birk type proteinase inhibitor B5-like produces the protein MKNTKLVAILVLQAVLVMGILSHVNADYFPPCCDNCRSFSGVDVCDDAHPQCPTGCSACRVVTTNPQSWRCADMKNTVDGTCGGPCKKY, from the exons atgaagaacaccaagctcGTGGCCATCCTCGTTCTCCAGGCCGTGCTGGTCATGGGGATCCTCTCACACGTCAACG CCGACTACTTCCCGCCGTGCTGCGACAACTGCAGGTCCTTCTCCGGCGTCGACGTCTGCGACGACGCCCACCCCCAGTGCCCCACCGGCTGCTCCGCGTGCCGCGTGGTGACAACTAACCCCCAGTCGTGGCGGTGCGCCGACATGAAGAACACCGTCGACGGCACCTGCGGGGGACCCTGCAAGAAGTACTGA